One genomic segment of Arachis duranensis cultivar V14167 chromosome 4, aradu.V14167.gnm2.J7QH, whole genome shotgun sequence includes these proteins:
- the LOC107485647 gene encoding LIM domain-containing protein PLIM2c-like isoform X2, with the protein MSFTGTLDKCKACDKTVYVVDLLTLEGIPYHKNCFRCTHCKGYLTMSTYSSMDGVLYCKTHFEQLFKESGNFSKNFQTGKDSYSTTSSSDSNKAPSRLSSMFSGTLDKCSVCGKTVYPLEKMSLEGECYHKTCFRCAHAGCPLTHSNYAALDGVLYCKHHFQQLFMEKGNYNHVLQAAKDKKVNATPPSEQADAEDGEKPESEEKKEEEEEAAHEEEESKEEEEEKKDEDT; encoded by the exons ATGTCATTCACAGGAACTTTGGACAAATGCAAGGCTTGTGACAAAACTGTTTATGTGGTTGATTTGTTAACTCTTGAAGGTATACCTTACCATAAAAACTGCTTCAGATGCACTCACTGCAAGGGTTATCTTACG ATGAGTACCTATTCCTCAATGGATGGTGTCCTGTATTGCAAGACACACTTTGAACAGCTTTTCAAGGAATCTGGAAATTTTAGTAAGAACTTTCAAACAGGTAAAGATTCATATTCTACAACATCATCTTCTGATTCT AACAAGGCTCCAAGCAGACTCTCATCCATGTTTAGTGGAACTCTAGACAAATGCTCAGTTTGTGGAAAAACAGTGTATCCACTGGAGAAG ATGTCGCTGGAAGGAGAGTGCTATCACAAGACATGCTTTAGGTGTGCTCATGCAGGTTGTCCTCTGACACACTCCAACTATGCTGCCCTTGATGGTGTCCTGTATTGCAAGCACCATTTCCAGCAGCTCTTCATGGAGAAGGGTAACTACAACCATGTACTCCAGGCTGCAAAGGACAAAAAGGTCAATGCCACTCCACCTTCTGAACAAGCCGATGCTGAAGATGGCGAGAAGCCGGAGTCCGAggagaagaaagaggaagaagaagaagcagctcatgaggaagaagaatctaaggaagaggaagaggaaaagaaagatgAGGACACTTAG
- the LOC107485647 gene encoding LIM domain-containing protein PLIM2c-like isoform X1 gives MSFTGTLDKCKACDKTVYVVDLLTLEGIPYHKNCFRCTHCKGYLTMSTYSSMDGVLYCKTHFEQLFKESGNFSKNFQTAKPSEKSNDANKAPSRLSSMFSGTLDKCSVCGKTVYPLEKMSLEGECYHKTCFRCAHAGCPLTHSNYAALDGVLYCKHHFQQLFMEKGNYNHVLQAAKDKKVNATPPSEQADAEDGEKPESEEKKEEEEEAAHEEEESKEEEEEKKDEDT, from the exons ATGTCATTCACAGGAACTTTGGACAAATGCAAGGCTTGTGACAAAACTGTTTATGTGGTTGATTTGTTAACTCTTGAAGGTATACCTTACCATAAAAACTGCTTCAGATGCACTCACTGCAAGGGTTATCTTACG ATGAGTACCTATTCCTCAATGGATGGTGTCCTGTATTGCAAGACACACTTTGAACAGCTTTTCAAGGAATCTGGAAATTTTAGTAAGAACTTTCAAACAG CAAAGCCTTCTGAAAAATCAAATGATGCG AACAAGGCTCCAAGCAGACTCTCATCCATGTTTAGTGGAACTCTAGACAAATGCTCAGTTTGTGGAAAAACAGTGTATCCACTGGAGAAG ATGTCGCTGGAAGGAGAGTGCTATCACAAGACATGCTTTAGGTGTGCTCATGCAGGTTGTCCTCTGACACACTCCAACTATGCTGCCCTTGATGGTGTCCTGTATTGCAAGCACCATTTCCAGCAGCTCTTCATGGAGAAGGGTAACTACAACCATGTACTCCAGGCTGCAAAGGACAAAAAGGTCAATGCCACTCCACCTTCTGAACAAGCCGATGCTGAAGATGGCGAGAAGCCGGAGTCCGAggagaagaaagaggaagaagaagaagcagctcatgaggaagaagaatctaaggaagaggaagaggaaaagaaagatgAGGACACTTAG